The stretch of DNA AGTCTGCAAGAGCTGGCTTGCTCTGGCACAGCCCAGGGATTTTAGCACGCAGActaaagaaaagacacaaaagcTACAGCTTACATAATTTCAGAAGGTGAATGATACTGAGACCCTTTGGGAGGAGGTGAATGGTTGGGCTGTTATTTGAGCAGAGTAAAGTTAAAACATTGTAAGGCACACAATGCTACTTTTTAAATAGTATTATGATTTAAATCTCCATAAAAAAGCAtgtaaaaagtgttgttttttttcaaacccaCAGCAAATCTCTAAGTAAGACATCCCCCAAGCAACGAATATGTACAAGTCAAAGGAGatgcacaacaacaaaaatatgcacTCAGGTGTGTCTCTTGCGTGCGCTATCCAGAACCATCACACATGTTCAGACAAGGAGATAATCCTGTTCCTGGAAACTTAAAACATGGAAACAATAAGATTGagtttttaccttttaaaacaaagacagcaaaacaaaaacacctggTAGGTATGCTACAAACTTTGGCTACAAAAAGCATTGAATgcttcaaaatgagaaaagtttaataaattattcatgTCATAATTTGGTTCTACCTTTCATTTCTCCTCTTACAAATGGTAACTTTAATATTGTTAATATAGCAAAAATGGAGCAAAGATCTCAAACATGTCAAGCGTTACAGTTTAGAATATGCATCGATAAGGTTATCGGTTTTCTTTAATCTGGTCAGATTAAAGAAAACTCACAATTTTTACAGGTTTTAACAAtggtttttattgatctgatgtaatattctattGTAATGtcaactgtcaaaataaaatcagtataattaacagaaattaaggcattaaaacatgactttgtgtttaatttatctatataatgtgtttcaaaaagtcagaagtttctcaTCACTCTTACCTCAAAGTTGTACATTACTGCCCTGTTAGCAAACCTATTgataactgaataaaaatgagaataaaatgttGCACCTATTAATATTTCTACATCGTTAAATCAGTCACACACAATACAATTTAATTTCCTTCAGTAGAGATGTTGCCTCTGTGTTTTGAAAGAACATAATGGATAGCAATACATTGTACCACATTTTGAAGCCAACATCTATTTTATCCCACTACGTTTTGGAATCAGAACGTAGCTAAAGACTTCTAAGCCAAAGGCAATTGTTACAGATGTAGACAGGAACCAGGCTAAGAAAAGGAGGGGTCTGTAAAGAGACCATGTAATTACAGTATTGCCCCCGTTAATTTCCTGTGTAGATTTTATCCAGTACAGGACCATCTTCACAGTTAGATGACAgtctgtcaaaaaaatacacaagatTCCTCCACTCTTTTCAGATTTAAGTGAATATATTCATTGAAAAAGATGATTTTGACTGAGCCAGAGGAGAAagataacaaaaaagaaaaagaacccCCAGGAGTTTAAATCTGAAGAAGAAAAGTCACATGTTCCTCACCTGATCTCAAAATCCAATTTGTCCACCTGGATatgaaaaaaacacagctttatttgGAGCTTTGATGATTTCTACTTCAACAGCACAGGGTCTCTCTTGCATACACACAGTATTGTACACTATGTTCCAGTCAACATGTTGCTACAGTGTTTGGAAATAACACATCTAGATAAATGCTTTATTTTGGCTTGCATTGCAAGTGGCAGCCTGTTCACTTAACATTTCAATCAGCAAATCACACTGGCTTTGGAACTTGAAGCTGAAACAAGGTTAAAGTTTAAATTCATATAATTCCCAGATCTAAATTTGATCCCAGGAGCTGACTGGAAACTGTAAAGTAGCCACCAGCAGTAGTTCCAGCCCAGGGAACTCTTACATATTGGGCCATGTGGCTAGAAATCCAGATAACACTGTCCGTAGCTTACATacagcaattatctgatgtgaATTGTCTTTATAAGATTCCAACTGGACAACTCTGGATTTAATGTGGGACTCGTAGTGTCCTAGATGTGTTGTGAACTTTGACAAAATCTGAGCTAATATTATTAATATCTATTATAGATCTTGCTAAGCAACCAGTTTGGATTTTGCATACTCTGGATTTTTCTCCTAAGTCGTGGGCTGAGTGGTTCACTGACATCCACTAAGACAAAAGTTGAAGCAATGTTGTATTACACTCATGCCACATTGTTTTTTCAGTACAGGACATTCAGCTGAATTTTATGATGGAAACAAAGATTTAAGTAAACagagaaatgaagaaaacaaaggaagactAAAGGAAAAAGAGCGGAATTCTAATTAAAAGTTCAGCTCAGCTCAAGATGTTTTAAAGATAAGAGCGGTTCTGTTAAAAGCTTCTCTTATTGTCAGTGGCTTCTCGCCAGTGCCATTTCAGATtcacaataaatatataaaacacgGTGAAGTTCTTTGAGAGTGACGAGAAGGGAGCCCACAAAGGCGAAGGGAATGAGGGTGGAGAGGAACATCTGGGGCAGTTCTAGcctttcttcattttctttaaccACACCCACGGCCGCATTTCTCCTCTCTGCGCTCCTACCTGTCCACGGGAGCCAAATTTGTGCGTCAAAAGATCGGCACGAAGTTGAACTGAGACGGaataaagggaaaataaataagcCGGTGGTTCTTTTAGTGAGATATGGATTAAACATCTCAAAGTAAGTGAAGGTaaactattttgaaaatgtcttagACGGATTTGCCAATGTTCATGTTCGCGTTTCAGACAGAAATTAAACCTTGAGGTCGCGGTTTGCTAATCCGCACTGAGCAGACCTACTCATTTGGAACCGATTGTCTGTGATTTAGAATATGAAAATACGGTCTCAGAGCGATTCTTCCCACGAAAATATGTACAGAGAGCGCGGGCAGTTAGTGCGTAAAAGccgtttttaaaaaatatatctagcTTTAAGACGCATTGAGACTCAATAATAGATTTTCTTCAACGTGAAAATACTCACAAAAGGAGACTGGCATGCGCTAACCTCATTTCAGAAGTGACTATTTGCCTAAAAATGCCCTGAAGAAAAGACTGAATAGTTTGTgggtgtgtaaaaaaaaaaaaaaaaaaagttgtttcagCTTGTGTCCTTTGTTGTCAGTTTGGGCTGTCATTTTACAAACGCCTTCTTGATAGGATTAAAACTTCGGAAGttggagatgtttttttttattttttatttccaatcaGGTTTGAACTGAAGTCCTGATATTTATCCCCCTAGAAAAATGTCTATTGCCTAAAACTCAACTAGCTCTGAAAACATGATGTTTGTGAcccattttttttacatttccactTCCAGGTGAAAGGAGAAACAGTAACCATAGAGAGAATTTCAGACAACAGATATTTGACAACAAGTCAGCAACATGGACTGGAAAACCTTCCAAGCCCTCCTCAGTGGAGTGAACAAATACTCCACTGCATTTGGACGGGTATGGCTGTCGGTGGTGtttgtgttcagggtgatggtGTACGTGGTTGCAGCTGAACGGGTTTGGGGGGATGAGCAGAAGGACTTTGACTGCAACACCAAGCAGCCTGGCTGTCCCAACGTCTGCTACGATCACTTCTTCCCCATCTCCCACATCCGCCTGTGGGCCCTGCAGCTCATCTTCGTCACCTGCCCTTCGTTCATGGTGGTGATGCATGTGGCGTACCGCGATGACCGCGAGCGAAAGCACAGGGCCAAATTTGGTGATGACAGCAAGCTATACAACAACACTGGCAAAAAACATGGTGGGTTGTGGTGGACCTACCTGGTCAGTCTTTTTGCAAAAACAGGTATTGAGATTGCCTTCCTCTACATCCTTCACCACATCTACGACAGCTTCTACCTACCGAGGCTCGTCAAGTGCGAGGTGATACCCTGTCCCAACGTGGTTGATTGTTATATCGGTCACCCAACAGAGAAGAAGGTCTTCACCTACTTCATGGTTGGAGCTTCGGCCCTCTGCATCGTCCTGAACATATGCGAGATCATCTATCTCATCTCCAAGAGAATTGCACGGATCATAAAAAAGTGCAAAAGGCGCAATCACAACATTGTGCATCATGACGACTACACCAACGACAATTTCCACAACTACAACATGGCTTTGCCAAAGAGAGATATGGATGATAAGCCTCCATCCTTCAGGAATGTCTGCAAATCACCACACCGGCTGGATGTACTCTCAGATCCAAAGATACGGGCCTCTGCTCCCAACTTGACCCTATCATGGTCATGATGGAAGTCAGGCCACGGCTCAAGAGTTGAGAACTGCTTTGACTGGATCCCAGGTcacaaaccttaaaaaaaaattacagatgcAGACTTGTGAGCCAAATTACAGAATGTTTCAGAGCTGCGTCATTGGTACTGGATTCATTGTGACTTTGTGTCTGCATCTAAAACTCTCAAGGAATTGTTTGAACTTCGGTCTCCAAGTCAACATCCACAATATTTACAAGTCAACTGTTAAATTTAAGTTTGATTTGTAGGTGATACATGGCTGTCCTTTTGGATATATCTCTGTGCCATTTCAGCtcttctactttttaaaataagccaGTGAAGGTTTTATCAGCTATACTTTTGAGTAGTGTTGGCATGGAGAGGGAGGGAAATAAGTGTCACAAAAGAAGCAAAGACACACCTGGTGGAAGTATTCACCCTCCCTGCCAGTGTCTACAGTGGTGTGTCAGAAACTGATGTCTTAATCTACAGTTTAGCCATTAAAAAGggatttttacaatttaatttaCACTCAGATTATGGTTTTAGCTTCATGATTTCATGTAAATCCAGTGAAGAAAAGGACACCCTTCATCATGTGAATGTAGATGCTTCAGAGCTTGTATAAAAGGTGTCCAGAAATGAGCTTTTTTATTCTCACAGACAAAgtcaaaagtatttgttttgcatttcatgtttttaaaatccttgCTCTCTCTGTCAGGTTTGTGCTGCTTAGACTCCTTGTGTTTTGACATGTTTGTGCACAACATCACCCTATCCAAGACCACTGTTGATTCAAGTCAGCCTCAAAGGAATACTGCTGTTTAATTCTGTCTTTAGTGCTGAATCATGTTGGATGAAAACTGGACAGACCTGGATGCGGCTTGTGGAACTGTAACAGTCCAATCTAGACGTCACCTGGAAATGTCTTAATTGCAGATGCTGTTAATACTTGTCCTTTTTGTAAAAGTGTAAACGTATGATGACAATGTGtgtctttgctgtttttgaatTGAGATTCATTATTAGATACAAGCAATTTCTTTAAGAGAAAACATGccataaatatagattttaattCTGCATGTGGATCCTGACAATCTTCATCTAAGGAGCTAGTCATGTTTTATGATGAATCCTGGCATCGGCATAAATTTGTGCCAGACATGCATCTGAATATGCTGTGGGCCATAATGAAATTGTTTCCCATAATTGCTACGTACATTTCCAGGTATTTTTTGGACTACGCAACAACCTCAGGTTGCCTGTTGGACTTGTTATTCAGGCTTCTTTAAGTTACATCAActgaaatgctttgttttgtcCTGGATGCTTTCTTAGAACTGGAAATTTTCCACAGAGACAATAAGAAATCTACTCACAATAGTTCCTCAGATGGTCATTAAAATATACTTCTTCCTGAAGAAgtataaaagcataaaaaggtACATCTGACGCCCTCTACTGTTACTGGTAGAGGGCGTCACACCCCTACTCTATGGTAGGGGTGTGAAAAACCTGaatataaattattcttttacTGCAGTTGGACAATCTAACCCTAAAATATTATGGAAGAGGCAgcctttcattttaaaacatttattagttggAGGGGGAAAAAGTTTTTAACTTCACAGCTGCAACATTTACCATTTCTATGAAGAGATGCaagtgaaacataaaaataataatccatgGCTTCCGTTTTTCATCGGTGTCCTgcaaattttcatttagaaactccaaacttttccagacaccattttctcaatattttttgGCAGTATTGAAGCTATGATTGGCATTCAAGTACAAACCATTTTCCAAGTTGGGTTTTATGggttatttttcacaaatgcagttaaaatcCTGATGCAAAGAGATGTGTAGGCCAAAGAAGCAAATACCGGTGAAATGGCTTGCACCCCAAGCACCTTTATCTCTGCAGGCAACCCAatgtgccttgcccagaggcactcAGACACGCAGCAGGGGATGAAACGGAAATCTGAATCAcaatttttccaaattcaagacagCTACTCTTCCAACTGTTGTCCTCATTAAGTAAGTGTGTGAAATAGACAAGAACTGAAGCAGAGTTGTGGaaaatcaaatctaaaaaaaaaaatcatccaaataccttagatttttttctttagataatGGGATAAGTAGTATTCCATTCAAAACAGAAACGATGAGAACATTCCATTCGAGTGAGGCAGAGAAATGACATTGCAATGCATTTtcactgtgttttatcaagtccGACAACTCAAAAATACCTTAAACTAGGTGCAATCAAATCAACAACACATTTAAGGCGGTGAGCTGACAGCAGTCTGACAGAAGTCAGTCTAACTCTCAGACCACCACCAGCATGCTATGGAGATGAAGTGTCTTCTCCAAGGACAGAACGACTGAGACAGATGGAGCTGGCTTTTGAATGCACTGGTTACAGGATGAACTACTTCCTGAACCACTCTCGCCCCATGTGCATTGCTCTTCATAACTCACAAATACCAACAGGAAAACAGGCAAACAAAGGATGAATGTGTGGAAAAGCTCTATTTGCTAAGAGGCCTGTGGATCTCCCTGAgtcccattttttaaaattttaaagaaaaatcttgtGGGCACcatcagaaactgaaaaattgaaTCCATTTTACAGGTTAATGgtctaaaacattttgtcaaatcaaCAAAGATTTGACAAAATCAGTACTCCTCTGGTCATTGTGGGTTGACTTGTTAGGTGACCTCTGCTCGGGTCCAGTCCTCAAAAGATACTATCCTGAAACCTTTTGATGGATTCCTTCTCAAGCACACCTGACTCAAATGAATGGTAAGGCTGTTTGATTCAGGTGCTTCAAATATTTATCTGGAACTTGATTGAATGATGATGAGCTTATTCTATTTGATTTGTTGGATCAAGGGCACATCTAAAACTTGCAGGACCCTGGCACTTGCAGGACCCTGgcaattctattctattatgtAGAATAGAATACTTCTATTCTACATAATAGAAGTATTAATGTAACTtctataatatatatatatacatatatatatatatatactgtatatatatgtttttacatatttgttcaaactatCACTATGTTGTGACGTATGAAACacataaactgtgaaaaaaaaatcgagCTTCTTTGCCTTCTCCTTATTGTCCTGtgttctgtcagaaacaaccaatcagagccaggaagagggtcttagtgctgtccaTCACTCTTGTGTATACTCCACTCATAACCTCCCCCTGTCTCTCTGCTAAACTGTACCTGCCTCACCACAACATGACCTGCTATGAatctaaggctagttagcatggccaccgatgatggcggataaatggtttttctgtaatggtaagttgtttcttcacCATTAGCAGGTTTAGCAGCATGTACAGAGATTGATTGACACTTCTAAGACACTCCtactgcctctgattggttgtttttgaccaggaggAGTGCATTTCTTCAAACAGCAATAGAAGCACCGGGAGGTGGTGGAAGCGCGCAATCTTTTCAGATTATCCGTCTCACAttacactgtcacaacatggtgagttttaacaattttgcaaaaaacatatttttgtaaaagctaCGTACTGTAACTATACTTTATGTCCAAAGTGGAATTCTCCAGTCACACATTAAACAAATAGACTTAAAAGCAGGATTTCTCAAAGGTTTCCAGTATGAGATGAtgctaaaacaaatattacatccTAGCAATATTTATTAGTAGACAAACGCAATCACAAATTACAatgtaaaatagttttatttttgaaactttcaACTTTcataaatatgtacattttagatttaaagagataatttaaataaataaccttGAGCactatgttaaaaaaaagaaacagcttcACTAACCATTATATATTGTTCAAACTTCTGAGGCATGATGGTTTCCACAGGTATGTCCTGAACTAAATCTTCTGCTGTGATATTAGTGATATAATCTGTATTTACAGGAACATGTGTCATTAGAAACTTAAAGTTAAGTCCATTCTTCATCCACTGACCACAACTTGACAAAAGCAttcctttaaaagaaaagtgctCTTACGAACCACAGATTTTACATAAGGCACTAATATGCTATAATTATcaatacaaaaacaatgtttaacaaCGAATTTTAGAGAGGTTGGATCaagccacattttattttgtttaattttggaACTGAAGATGATATAGGATTGGAAAAagccactgttttttttgtctacagTTTGCAGGTGGCTTGTGCCACTTTGGAGCTGGTCTTCCTGTTGATGGTTCGACAGATAAAAGCTCCAGCCTCCATCAGCTTTGAGAGGTCCACTCCCTGACGTGAGAACACAGAGTCACAGCTTAAATGATTTGAGGAAAAGTTCAAGTATAACATAagtaatccatccatttttaaaatgtataagcAGAACAACAACAGCATAAACAgcctgacagaaaacaaaaacagaatgcaATTATTCCCAGGTGAAAATTTAACtgcaatattatttttaaaaaatactggaaaatattgtttttcccAGAGTACTGTAACACTCAATTgtagtttttaagaaaatgtacaaGTCATTTAATATGTGACTGTTTCATCCAGAAAACAGATCAACTGAGGCATTATAAACTAATAATTAATGGAATAACTGCTGCTAGTAAGTGGTATATAAATTTGTCAGAAATGTAATTAACAACTGGTTTTCTTTTCCCCGTCTAGCCAActccaaaacaaagaaaagtagATAAAAGTTGATCTCTTACTGTTTGAATTCCAAGTCCATGCAGCATATAAACAACATCTTCAGTTGCAACATTCCCAGAAGCCCCCTGAGCGTAAGGACAGCCCCCCAGTCCAGCTACTGATGAGTCTACCACACTGATTCCCATctgagaaagcaaaacaaaacaaaaaaacaggaaaacttcACTTTTATAATAATACCCTAGATGGTTTCAGGGCAAGTTTTTAGAATCAGAAACATGAACTCAGCCTGACCTGCAAGGCTATGAGGATGTTAGCCAGAGCCTGGCCATAAGTGTCGTGGCAGTGAACAGCTAAAGCGCTGACTGGCACCTCTTTGGCCACAGCTTCCAACATTTTAGTCATACTTCCAGGAGTCCCCACTCCAATAGTGTCACCTAGAGAAATCTCGTAACAGCCCATAGAGTACAGGCGCTTCGCCACCTGTGAGACAGAAGCAAACCTTCAGTGCTTTGCGTCTGGCTGTTTTGCAAAAGATGACGAATGGCTTATTTGCTGAACAAACTCAACATCTTTTGAGCCAGAACTCACATGTGCAACTTTTTCAGGCGCCACCTGGCCTTCATACGGACATCCCACAACGCACGAGACATAACTGCAGTGACGAGAAACATGGATGAAAGAGTTTAAGAGCAAATCCAAATGATTTAAAGGTTTACTGAGAATGGCCAGGATGCTGGTAATTATACCCCCGAACTGGCACGGCAGCTTCTTTAGCTGCCTTCATGACCTCTTCGAAGCGCTGTAAACTCTCTTCCACGGAACAGTTTATGTTCTTCTTGCTAAACAGCTCAGATGCAGCACCAAATATGGCCACCTCTGAAGCTCCGGCCTTTAGCTACAGCACAAGagatcaaaacatgttttagagCAATCACCTACAGTATTAAAACCTGAACATTCAGTACCTATTCAGGACTGACACAGAAATACAGGAATGTGCAGCACTCACAGCAGCTTGAAAGCCTTTCAGGTTTGGCGTGAGGACTGGATAAGATACTCCTGGTTTCTTAATGATACCTTTCATTACCTCCACTTGATCTGCCATCTGATATTTGAACAATAGAAACCAAttagtataaaaaaacaaaaaaaacaaagctcaaTTCATTCTTACATGCTGAAGTCAGAGTGGGTTTTGTTCTAAATGCTTACCTGAGGAACCCATTTAGGGGACACAAAGCTGGTGGCCTCGATGACTGGAAGTCCAGACTCTGACAACATGttaattaaattgatttttgcCTCTGTTGGAACGACAGTCTAAGGGAtagaataataaaacacaaaaatgaagaacagCTGATAAATAATGCCAACTATGCATGACACGTTATTTCACCAGGTTGTACCACGTTGCCACACCTATTCTTTTGCTCACTGAACATATAggctaaaaacatatttgctgtATTACATAATTACAgttacataattaaaaatgagaGAACAATTTGTATGGCATGCGTCCAATCAAGCTTGTaatctgaaaattaaaatgCTATAATGCCTGTACTGACAGTTATTATACAAAAAcgcattaaaatgaaaacaatttaataatataattgcacagtattaataaaacaaaaatattttgttgtaattgtgattttttttttaaaagctaaaaataaataaatgtctattTATATTATGAACTTCACTAAAATTCATGAAAGACACAAGAAAGGACCTGCTCCCCTTGGATATA from Xiphophorus hellerii strain 12219 chromosome 19, Xiphophorus_hellerii-4.1, whole genome shotgun sequence encodes:
- the hmgcl gene encoding hydroxymethylglutaryl-CoA lyase, mitochondrial isoform X2, whose translation is MAATMRLVNRTTFRLRMGQQYMSFSSAPKEKTACVKAAHALPQTVKIVEVGPRDGLQNEKTVVPTEAKINLINMLSESGLPVIEATSFVSPKWVPQMADQVEVMKGIIKKPGVSYPVLTPNLKGFQAALKAGASEVAIFGAASELFSKKNINCSVEESLQRFEEVMKAAKEAAVPVRGYVSCVVGCPYEGQVAPEKVAHVAKRLYSMGCYEISLGDTIGVGTPGSMTKMLEAVAKEVPVSALAVHCHDTYGQALANILIALQMGISVVDSSVAGLGGCPYAQGASGNVATEDVVYMLHGLGIQTVDKLDFEISRQ
- the gjb3 gene encoding gap junction protein beta 3, which translates into the protein MDWKTFQALLSGVNKYSTAFGRVWLSVVFVFRVMVYVVAAERVWGDEQKDFDCNTKQPGCPNVCYDHFFPISHIRLWALQLIFVTCPSFMVVMHVAYRDDRERKHRAKFGDDSKLYNNTGKKHGGLWWTYLVSLFAKTGIEIAFLYILHHIYDSFYLPRLVKCEVIPCPNVVDCYIGHPTEKKVFTYFMVGASALCIVLNICEIIYLISKRIARIIKKCKRRNHNIVHHDDYTNDNFHNYNMALPKRDMDDKPPSFRNVCKSPHRLDVLSDPKIRASAPNLTLSWS
- the hmgcl gene encoding hydroxymethylglutaryl-CoA lyase, mitochondrial isoform X1, which codes for MAATMRLVNRTTFRLRMGQQYMSFSSAPKEKTACVKAAHALPQTVKIVEVGPRDGLQNEKTVVPTEAKINLINMLSESGLPVIEATSFVSPKWVPQMADQVEVMKGIIKKPGVSYPVLTPNLKGFQAALKAGASEVAIFGAASELFSKKNINCSVEESLQRFEEVMKAAKEAAVPVRGYVSCVVGCPYEGQVAPEKVAHVAKRLYSMGCYEISLGDTIGVGTPGSMTKMLEAVAKEVPVSALAVHCHDTYGQALANILIALQMGISVVDSSVAGLGGCPYAQGASGNVATEDVVYMLHGLGIQTGVDLSKLMEAGAFICRTINRKTSSKVAQATCKL